The following coding sequences are from one Bradyrhizobium sp. WSM471 window:
- a CDS encoding ABC transporter permease, with translation MTLAAPTTPIETTAKSPLGNAVPITRKPFVPSPLNRRRWQNFKANRRGYWSFWIFLILFVVSLFAELIANDRPFLIKYDGHLYWPSVVTYSETTFGGDFETAADYRDPYLQKLIRDKGGSIVWPLIRYSYDTHNLDLPTPAPSPPTWMLTEAQCKPVVEKKGLKSCRDLEYNWLGTDDQGRDVVARLIYGFRISVLFGLCLTIVSSVVGIAAGAVQGYFGGWIDLLFQRFIEIWTAIPSLYLLLILSSVLVPGFFVLLGILLLFSWVSLVGLVRAEFLRGRNFEYIQAARALGVSNKVIMFRHLLPNAMVATMTFLPFIVSSSVMTLTALDFLGFGLPPGSPSLGELLSQGKSNVQAPWLGFSGFFSVAIMLSLLIFIGEAVRDAFDPRKTFR, from the coding sequence ATGACGCTGGCTGCCCCCACCACGCCGATCGAAACCACTGCGAAGTCGCCGCTCGGCAATGCCGTGCCGATCACGCGCAAACCGTTCGTGCCATCGCCGCTCAACAGACGCCGATGGCAGAATTTCAAGGCGAACCGGCGCGGTTATTGGTCGTTCTGGATCTTCCTGATCCTGTTTGTGGTGTCGCTGTTCGCCGAGCTGATCGCCAACGACCGGCCGTTCCTGATCAAATATGATGGCCACCTCTATTGGCCGTCCGTCGTCACCTATTCGGAAACCACTTTTGGCGGCGACTTCGAAACGGCGGCCGACTATCGCGATCCCTATTTGCAGAAGCTGATCAGAGACAAGGGCGGCAGCATCGTCTGGCCGCTGATCCGCTATTCCTACGACACCCACAATCTCGATCTGCCGACGCCGGCGCCGTCGCCGCCGACATGGATGTTGACGGAAGCGCAGTGCAAGCCCGTCGTCGAGAAGAAGGGTCTCAAGAGCTGCCGCGATCTCGAATACAACTGGCTCGGCACCGACGATCAAGGCCGCGACGTGGTCGCGCGGCTGATCTACGGCTTCCGCATCTCGGTGCTGTTCGGCCTCTGCCTGACCATCGTCTCTTCCGTCGTCGGCATCGCGGCCGGCGCGGTGCAGGGCTATTTCGGCGGCTGGATCGACCTGTTGTTCCAGCGCTTCATCGAGATATGGACCGCGATTCCATCGCTCTATCTGCTGCTGATCCTGTCGTCGGTGCTGGTGCCCGGCTTCTTCGTGCTTCTCGGCATCCTGCTGTTGTTTTCCTGGGTGTCGCTGGTCGGACTCGTGCGCGCGGAATTCCTGCGCGGGCGCAATTTTGAGTACATCCAGGCGGCGCGGGCGCTCGGGGTGTCGAACAAGGTCATCATGTTCCGGCATCTGTTGCCGAACGCGATGGTCGCGACCATGACGTTCCTGCCGTTCATCGTGTCGAGTTCGGTGATGACGCTGACGGCGCTCGATTTCCTGGGGTTCGGACTGCCGCCCGGCTCGCCGTCGCTCGGCGAGCTGCTGTCGCAGGGCAAGTCCAACGTGCAGGCGCCCTGGCTTGGTTTCTCCGGCTTCTTCTCGGTCGCGATCATGCTGTCGCTCTTGATCTTCATCGGCGAGGCCGTGCGCGACGCCTTCGATCCGCGCAAGACGTTCAGGTAA
- a CDS encoding type II secretion system F family protein produces MNMQALALAFLATATVGGLAWVFLYPMLSGERKAESRRASIARAEAPTARAAEKTQRSRREQVETSLKDLEARRQQEKSVPLSVRLSQAGLDWAPQKFWIVSAVVAGVLFAVALFIGGGLLGAAGFAFAGGLGLPRWALSFLKKRRENKFLAALPDAVDVIVRGIKAGLPLFESIKVVAADAPEPLRSEFLSIIETQAIGMPLGEACTRLYDRMPLPEANFFGIVISIQQKSGGNLSEALGNLSKVLRDRKKMKEKIQAMSMEAKASAGIIGSLPPIVMFLVYLTTPGYISMLWTHPTGQLMLVGCVVWMSIGIMVMKKMINFDF; encoded by the coding sequence ATGAACATGCAAGCCCTTGCCCTCGCCTTCCTTGCCACCGCGACTGTCGGCGGCCTCGCCTGGGTCTTCCTTTATCCAATGCTGTCCGGGGAACGGAAGGCCGAGAGCCGCCGCGCCTCGATCGCGCGGGCCGAGGCGCCCACGGCCCGCGCGGCCGAGAAGACGCAGCGCTCGCGGCGCGAGCAGGTCGAAACCTCGCTCAAGGATCTCGAGGCGCGGCGCCAGCAGGAGAAGAGCGTACCGCTCAGTGTTCGCCTGTCGCAGGCCGGCCTCGACTGGGCGCCGCAGAAATTCTGGATCGTGTCCGCCGTCGTGGCGGGCGTGCTGTTCGCAGTCGCCTTGTTCATCGGCGGCGGCCTGCTCGGTGCCGCCGGCTTCGCTTTTGCCGGCGGGCTCGGTCTGCCCCGCTGGGCGCTCAGCTTCCTGAAGAAGCGCCGTGAAAACAAGTTCCTGGCCGCCTTGCCCGATGCCGTTGACGTCATCGTCCGCGGCATCAAGGCGGGCCTGCCGCTGTTCGAATCGATCAAGGTGGTCGCCGCCGACGCGCCAGAGCCGCTGCGCTCCGAGTTTCTGTCCATCATCGAGACGCAGGCGATCGGAATGCCGCTCGGCGAGGCCTGCACGCGACTCTACGATCGCATGCCGCTGCCCGAGGCCAATTTCTTCGGCATCGTCATCTCGATCCAGCAGAAATCGGGCGGCAACCTCTCCGAAGCGCTCGGTAACCTGTCCAAGGTGCTGCGCGACCGCAAGAAGATGAAAGAGAAGATCCAGGCGATGTCGATGGAAGCCAAGGCCTCGGCCGGCATCATCGGTTCGCTGCCGCCTATCGTGATGTTTCTCGTCTACCTCACGACGCCGGGATATATCTCGATGCTTTGGACTCATCCCACGGGCCAGCTCATGCTGGTCGGCTGCGTCGTCTGGATGTCGATCGGCATCATGGTGATGAAGAAGATGATCAATTTCGACTTCTGA
- a CDS encoding metallophosphoesterase, producing MRGAAFANKRRKMDRSFVIVQISDLHLDGSGRLLATIETLNAAIRERMADFADVPDRILLITGDIVDDPTPPALDEALAVIASFRQTGLFTDIQAIAGNHDVKRPSQRAGRHDVYDYLHLPRTSKSVYYRQAGLDLVLLDSNRASLTTLASGNVDQSAYNAMVSDSARLSVELAGSLGSGGRADYAEPVENLVRVLALHHHPLPQATGEGKRFLGVPDEPLMYLAAPATFLEAATSLNVDLVLHGHRHVEGLTRYSIPDPRVTSSESDEAFWRTIYVLSCPSSTGQAGDDAGFNVIHFGPMSHGDRTEYRFAIARYSRPRKDAVFRPLDSNLPHGVVRLPAGRDFSRDPAVQSGIEIDACTTLKPDQVAAFARRLLLRRAFYADGEVDWANLLHVYLVTSHVWADLESKFSRSARKHEVEAAAAVTSLLRRLIEQSANVLGIDDVQLDELRTRRLVNRDDLRRELPRGVRPDIDVEIETRQRLQLLRDLNEQAKALGLDPGLGGKMPPQTP from the coding sequence TTGCGCGGCGCGGCATTCGCGAATAAGCGACGCAAAATGGATAGATCGTTCGTCATCGTACAGATTTCCGACCTGCATCTGGACGGGTCTGGTCGACTGCTTGCGACCATCGAGACGCTCAATGCCGCAATTCGCGAGAGGATGGCGGACTTCGCGGATGTTCCCGATCGCATCCTGCTGATCACCGGCGATATCGTGGACGATCCGACGCCGCCTGCGCTCGACGAAGCGCTCGCCGTCATTGCGTCCTTCCGGCAGACCGGGCTGTTCACCGACATCCAGGCAATTGCCGGAAATCACGACGTCAAGCGCCCGAGCCAGCGTGCAGGCCGCCACGACGTCTATGATTACCTGCACTTGCCGCGCACCTCGAAGAGCGTCTACTACCGTCAGGCCGGCCTAGATCTGGTGCTGCTGGATTCCAACCGCGCGAGCCTCACGACGCTCGCGAGCGGCAACGTCGACCAGAGCGCCTATAACGCCATGGTTTCGGATTCCGCGCGGCTGAGCGTCGAGCTCGCGGGCAGCCTCGGGTCGGGCGGCCGCGCCGATTATGCCGAGCCGGTGGAAAATCTCGTGCGCGTGCTGGCGCTGCACCATCATCCACTGCCGCAGGCGACCGGAGAAGGAAAGCGGTTTCTCGGTGTGCCCGACGAGCCGCTGATGTATCTCGCCGCCCCCGCGACCTTCCTCGAAGCGGCGACATCGCTCAATGTCGATCTGGTTCTGCACGGACACCGGCATGTCGAAGGGCTGACGCGCTATTCGATTCCCGATCCGCGCGTCACGTCGAGTGAGAGCGATGAAGCATTCTGGCGCACGATCTACGTCTTGTCCTGTCCGTCGTCGACCGGGCAGGCCGGTGACGATGCCGGCTTCAACGTCATCCATTTCGGCCCGATGTCCCATGGCGACCGCACCGAGTATCGCTTCGCGATCGCCCGCTACTCACGTCCGCGCAAGGATGCTGTCTTCAGGCCGCTCGATTCCAACCTGCCGCACGGCGTCGTCAGGCTGCCGGCTGGACGGGATTTTTCCCGAGATCCGGCCGTCCAGTCGGGCATCGAGATCGACGCATGCACGACGCTGAAACCGGATCAGGTCGCAGCATTCGCGCGCCGGCTCCTGCTGCGCCGCGCCTTCTATGCCGACGGCGAGGTGGATTGGGCCAATTTGCTCCACGTTTATCTCGTCACCTCTCATGTCTGGGCCGATCTGGAAAGCAAGTTCTCGAGATCTGCACGTAAGCATGAGGTCGAGGCCGCAGCCGCGGTGACATCACTACTGCGCCGACTGATCGAGCAATCTGCAAATGTGCTCGGCATCGACGACGTGCAGCTCGACGAGCTCCGCACGAGGCGTCTGGTCAATCGTGACGATCTTCGACGCGAATTGCCGAGGGGCGTGCGCCCGGACATCGATGTCGAGATCGAGACGCGGCAACGACTGCAATTGCTGCGGGACCTGAACGAGCAGGCGAAGGCGCTCGGCCTCGATCCGGGTCTTGGCGGCAAGATGCCTCCGCAGACGCCGTAG
- a CDS encoding microcin C ABC transporter permease YejB — translation MSAYIARRILLMIPTLLGILFVSFIVVQFAPGGPVERVIAQLSGADTGGTSRISGGSDFAQRAPGQLGAGGDAINSKYRGAQGLDPDFIKKLEVQFGFDKPAPERFALMVWNFARFDFGKSYFRDVSVLQLVKEKLPVSISLGIWLTLLTYLISIPLGIRKAVRDGTRFDTWTSSVLVLGYAIPGFLFAILLIILFAGGSFFNWFPLRGLTSDGWSQFPWYWKIIDYFWHLTLPLIAMGLGAFTTMTFLTKNSFLDEIRKQYVMTARAKGCSENRVLYGHVFRNAMLIVIAGFPSTFIHAFFSGSLLIETIFSLDGLGLLSFESVLNRDYPVVFGTLFIFSLVGLVINLISDLTYMWIDPRIDFEAREV, via the coding sequence ATGAGCGCCTATATCGCCCGCCGCATCCTGCTGATGATCCCGACCTTGCTCGGGATCCTCTTCGTCTCCTTCATCGTCGTGCAGTTCGCGCCGGGCGGGCCGGTCGAGCGCGTGATCGCGCAGCTCTCGGGCGCCGACACCGGCGGCACCTCGCGCATTTCCGGCGGCAGCGACTTTGCGCAGCGCGCCCCGGGGCAGCTGGGGGCCGGCGGTGACGCCATCAATTCGAAATATCGCGGCGCGCAAGGCCTCGATCCCGATTTCATCAAGAAGCTGGAAGTGCAGTTCGGCTTCGACAAGCCGGCCCCGGAGCGCTTCGCGCTGATGGTCTGGAACTTCGCTCGCTTCGATTTTGGCAAGAGCTATTTTCGCGACGTCAGCGTCCTGCAGCTCGTCAAGGAGAAGTTGCCGGTCTCGATCTCGCTCGGCATCTGGCTGACGCTGCTGACCTACCTGATCTCGATTCCGCTCGGCATCCGCAAGGCGGTGAGGGACGGGACGCGCTTCGACACCTGGACGTCGAGCGTGCTCGTGCTCGGCTATGCCATACCCGGCTTCCTGTTCGCGATCCTCCTGATCATCCTGTTTGCCGGCGGTTCGTTCTTCAACTGGTTCCCACTGCGCGGACTGACGTCAGACGGCTGGTCGCAGTTTCCGTGGTACTGGAAGATCATCGATTACTTCTGGCATTTGACGCTGCCGCTGATCGCCATGGGGCTCGGTGCGTTCACCACCATGACGTTCCTGACCAAGAACTCGTTTCTGGATGAGATCCGCAAGCAATATGTGATGACCGCGCGGGCGAAAGGCTGCAGCGAGAACCGGGTGCTCTATGGTCATGTCTTCCGCAACGCGATGCTGATCGTCATCGCCGGCTTTCCCAGCACCTTCATTCACGCCTTCTTCTCGGGCTCGCTTCTGATCGAGACCATCTTCTCGCTGGACGGGCTGGGACTACTCAGTTTCGAGAGCGTTCTCAACCGCGACTATCCCGTGGTGTTCGGTACGCTCTTCATCTTTTCGCTCGTCGGCCTCGTGATCAACCTGATCTCTGACCTGACCTATATGTGGATCGATCCGCGAATCGATTTCGAGGCGCGGGAGGTCTGA
- a CDS encoding ABC transporter ATP-binding protein, which yields MDAINQPLLSVRELSVAFHQGGVTTLAVDKVSFQIRRGECVALVGESGSGKSVSALSILKLLPYPNASHPSGSIHFKGQELIDRSEQEMREIRGSDISIIFQEPMTSLNPLHTIEAQIGEIIQLHNPTSNAEARRRTLELLTQVGIPEPETRLKSYPHQLSGGQRQRVMIAMALANEPDLLIADEPTTALDVTVQAQILTLLAEIRGRLGMSLLFITHDLGIVRRIADQVCVMKGGEIVEQGPVEQVFKSPKHPYTRDLLAAEPKPDPAPPQPDAPVVMSADDLKVWFPIKRGLMRKTVGHIKAVDGVSIAVRKGETLGVVGESGSGKTTLGLALLRLISSNGRIVFLGKDIQGLRFKEMRPFRRDMQIVFQDPFGSLSPRMSVADIVAEGLTVHQPQLSRGEREERVVKALEDVGLKPDTRHRYPHEFSGGQRQRISIARAVVLEPDFVVLDEPTSALDMLIQAQMVDLLRELQRRRDLTYMFISHDLRVVASLASHLIVMRGGKVVEEGQAAELFKNPKTDYTRALFAAAFRLETAGNGSAAT from the coding sequence ATGGACGCGATCAACCAGCCTTTGCTAAGCGTGCGCGAGCTCTCGGTGGCCTTCCACCAGGGCGGCGTCACCACGCTCGCGGTCGACAAGGTCTCGTTCCAGATCAGGCGCGGCGAGTGCGTGGCGCTGGTCGGCGAGTCCGGCTCCGGCAAGTCGGTCAGCGCGCTCTCGATCCTCAAGCTCCTGCCCTATCCGAACGCCTCGCATCCCTCGGGCAGCATCCATTTCAAAGGCCAAGAACTGATCGACCGGTCGGAGCAGGAGATGCGGGAGATTCGCGGCAGCGACATCTCCATCATCTTCCAGGAGCCGATGACCTCGCTCAACCCGCTGCACACGATCGAGGCGCAGATCGGCGAGATCATCCAGCTGCACAATCCGACCAGCAATGCCGAGGCGCGCAGGCGGACGCTGGAATTGCTGACGCAGGTCGGCATTCCCGAGCCTGAAACGCGGCTGAAGAGCTATCCGCACCAGCTCTCCGGTGGCCAGCGCCAGCGCGTGATGATCGCGATGGCGCTCGCCAACGAGCCGGACCTGCTGATCGCGGACGAGCCGACGACGGCGCTCGACGTCACCGTGCAGGCGCAGATCTTGACGCTGCTCGCAGAGATCCGCGGCCGGCTCGGCATGAGTCTGCTCTTCATCACCCACGATCTCGGCATCGTGCGTCGCATCGCCGACCAGGTCTGCGTCATGAAAGGCGGCGAGATCGTCGAGCAAGGACCTGTCGAGCAGGTCTTCAAAAGCCCGAAGCATCCCTATACGCGCGACCTGCTTGCCGCGGAACCGAAGCCGGATCCGGCGCCGCCGCAGCCGGACGCGCCAGTGGTGATGTCGGCCGACGACCTGAAAGTCTGGTTTCCGATCAAGCGCGGGTTGATGCGCAAGACGGTCGGTCACATCAAGGCGGTGGACGGTGTCAGCATCGCCGTGCGCAAGGGCGAGACACTCGGCGTCGTCGGCGAGTCCGGCTCCGGCAAGACCACGCTGGGGCTCGCATTGCTGCGGCTGATCTCCTCGAACGGACGCATTGTGTTCCTGGGAAAAGATATCCAGGGTCTGCGCTTCAAGGAGATGCGGCCGTTCCGGCGCGACATGCAGATCGTGTTCCAGGATCCGTTCGGCTCGCTCAGCCCGCGCATGTCGGTCGCCGACATCGTCGCCGAAGGCCTCACCGTGCATCAGCCGCAGCTCTCGCGCGGCGAGCGTGAGGAGCGCGTCGTCAAGGCGCTCGAGGACGTCGGACTGAAGCCGGATACCCGTCACCGTTATCCGCATGAATTCTCCGGCGGCCAGCGCCAGCGCATCAGCATCGCGCGGGCGGTGGTGCTGGAGCCGGATTTCGTCGTGCTGGACGAGCCAACCAGTGCGCTCGACATGCTGATTCAGGCGCAAATGGTCGATCTGCTGCGTGAATTGCAGCGCCGTCGCGATCTCACCTACATGTTCATCTCGCACGATCTGCGCGTCGTCGCCTCGCTCGCCAGCCATCTGATCGTGATGCGCGGCGGCAAGGTGGTCGAGGAAGGCCAGGCCGCCGAGCTCTTCAAGAACCCGAAGACGGATTACACCCGCGCGCTGTTTGCGGCGGCGTTCCGGCTGGAGACGGCGGGGAACGGGTCGGCGGCGACATAG
- a CDS encoding tetratricopeptide repeat protein — MRQRFSRERLSLARLLASTSLVAAVAMGLGGCTAMSKLSDVTGSVGPRAEAAPTDPARAAEVYGERYRANPKDADAALAYGQALRANGQRAQAAAVLEQATIANPGNKALMAQYGRALSDNGNFQQAFDVLSKAHSPDNPDWRLLSVQGTALDQMGRHEEARSYYASALKIAPGDPGVLSNLGLSYMLSRDLPKAEDALRQAYASPHASARVRQNLGLVVGLQGRFAEAETIVKADLPPDQAAANVAYLKEMLTRSDVRRGAPKRTPVASLGQSD; from the coding sequence ATGCGTCAACGGTTCAGTCGTGAGCGATTAAGTCTTGCCCGGCTTCTTGCGTCCACCTCGCTCGTCGCGGCGGTGGCCATGGGCCTCGGCGGCTGCACGGCAATGTCGAAACTCTCCGACGTCACGGGCTCGGTCGGGCCGCGGGCGGAAGCCGCTCCCACCGATCCCGCGCGCGCCGCTGAAGTCTATGGCGAGCGCTATCGCGCCAATCCCAAGGACGCCGACGCGGCGTTGGCCTACGGCCAAGCCCTGCGCGCCAACGGCCAGCGTGCCCAGGCCGCCGCCGTGCTCGAGCAGGCGACCATCGCCAATCCCGGCAACAAGGCGCTGATGGCCCAATACGGCCGCGCGCTCTCCGACAACGGCAATTTCCAGCAAGCCTTCGACGTGCTGTCGAAGGCGCATTCGCCCGATAATCCGGATTGGCGCCTGCTCTCGGTGCAGGGTACCGCACTCGATCAGATGGGCCGTCACGAGGAAGCGCGCTCCTATTACGCGAGTGCGCTCAAGATCGCGCCTGGCGATCCCGGAGTGCTCTCCAATCTCGGCCTGTCCTACATGTTGTCGAGAGATCTGCCGAAGGCCGAAGACGCGCTGCGGCAAGCCTATGCCTCGCCGCACGCAAGCGCGCGGGTGCGGCAGAATCTCGGTCTGGTCGTCGGTCTCCAGGGCCGTTTCGCCGAAGCCGAGACCATCGTGAAGGCGGACCTGCCGCCGGACCAGGCTGCGGCCAATGTCGCCTATCTCAAGGAAATGCTGACCCGCAGCGACGTCCGGCGTGGTGCGCCGAAGCGGACGCCGGTCGCCTCGCTCGGCCAGTCCGACTGA
- a CDS encoding type II secretion system F family protein, translated as MVEFLVAKLHDVHFMTMLLAAIAASATVYTLVMPLFAGEGLSKRMKAVANERERIRQRERERLHKSEKVSLRQTPKQLVSKVVDDFNLTKWLAQEAARDKLIMAGYRGQAPYITFLFARLVAPIVLFVGSVVYVFLIAHMQQSMPIKIGICVGAAYLGLQAPMLFLRNAISKRQLSIKRAFPDALDLLLICIESGMSVEMAFRKVAVEIVTQSIALSEEFTLTTAELSYLQDRKVAYENLARRTGLEGVKSVCLALQQAERYGTPLGQSLRVMAQENRDMRMNEAEKKAAALPPKLTVPMILFFLPVLFVVILGPTGIKVTEMQ; from the coding sequence ATGGTAGAGTTCCTCGTAGCGAAACTTCACGATGTCCATTTCATGACGATGCTGCTGGCGGCCATTGCCGCCAGCGCCACCGTCTATACACTGGTGATGCCGCTGTTCGCAGGCGAAGGCCTTTCCAAGCGCATGAAGGCGGTGGCGAACGAACGTGAGCGCATCCGGCAGCGCGAGCGCGAGCGCCTCCACAAGAGTGAGAAAGTCTCGCTGCGCCAGACGCCGAAGCAGCTCGTCTCGAAGGTCGTCGATGACTTCAACCTGACCAAATGGCTCGCGCAGGAAGCTGCGCGGGACAAGCTCATCATGGCGGGCTATCGAGGCCAGGCGCCCTACATCACCTTCCTGTTTGCCCGCCTGGTTGCCCCGATCGTGCTGTTCGTCGGTTCGGTCGTCTACGTGTTCCTGATCGCGCACATGCAGCAGTCGATGCCGATCAAGATCGGCATCTGCGTCGGTGCGGCCTATCTCGGACTTCAGGCGCCGATGCTGTTCCTCAGGAACGCGATTTCCAAGCGCCAACTCTCGATCAAGCGCGCCTTTCCCGATGCGCTCGACCTGCTCCTGATCTGCATCGAATCCGGCATGTCGGTCGAGATGGCGTTCCGGAAGGTCGCGGTCGAAATCGTGACCCAGTCGATCGCGCTGTCGGAGGAGTTCACCCTGACCACGGCCGAGCTGTCCTATTTGCAGGATCGCAAGGTCGCCTACGAGAACCTTGCGCGGCGCACCGGGCTCGAGGGCGTGAAGTCGGTATGTCTCGCGCTCCAGCAGGCGGAGCGTTACGGAACCCCGCTCGGCCAATCCTTGCGAGTGATGGCGCAGGAAAACCGGGACATGCGCATGAACGAAGCCGAGAAAAAGGCCGCAGCACTGCCGCCGAAGCTGACGGTACCGATGATCCTGTTCTTCCTGCCGGTGCTGTTCGTCGTCATTCTCGGACCTACGGGCATCAAGGTCACCGAGATGCAGTGA
- a CDS encoding M17 family metallopeptidase gives MPSVFETSPTAIPITFVTKSSWDQVAERLPAAQRQFATANAFTAKPGGYLALPAPDGSIAQVLFGLEEEGAGSSDLFRPGALPGLLPPGIYRFANAPHDARLAALAFALGSYRFARYRKADRPEVRLVPPDGVDATEINRMADAAMLARDLINTPANDMGPEELAAVAQDLAAQFGASFACTIGDDLKTNFPLIHAVGMASDRAPRLIDIGWGDPAHPKVTLVGKGVCFDTGGLDLKPSSGMLIMKKDMGGAANVLALARMVMDAKLKVRLRVLIPAVENAVAGNAFRPLDIFTSRKGITVEIGNTDAEGRLVLADALALADEEKPDLLIDLGTLTGAARVALGPDLPPFYTNDETLAADVARCAVRENDPLWRMPLWPPYDAWLDSKTATITNAPSGGFAGSIICALFLQRFVEQARSWLHVDIYGWTPSAKPARPEGGECQAARAIYTLLSERYA, from the coding sequence ATGCCTTCTGTCTTCGAGACGTCGCCTACCGCCATCCCGATCACCTTCGTCACCAAATCGAGTTGGGATCAGGTCGCCGAGCGGCTACCGGCGGCGCAACGCCAGTTCGCCACCGCGAACGCCTTTACCGCAAAGCCGGGCGGCTATCTCGCGCTGCCCGCGCCCGATGGCTCGATCGCGCAAGTGCTGTTCGGCCTCGAGGAGGAAGGTGCAGGATCGAGCGACCTGTTCCGACCGGGCGCCCTGCCCGGCCTGCTGCCGCCGGGCATTTATCGCTTCGCCAATGCGCCGCACGATGCACGGCTGGCCGCACTCGCCTTCGCGCTCGGCAGCTACCGCTTCGCCCGGTACCGCAAGGCGGATCGCCCCGAGGTCCGCCTCGTGCCCCCCGACGGCGTCGACGCGACCGAGATCAACCGCATGGCGGACGCCGCAATGCTGGCGCGCGACCTCATCAACACGCCGGCCAATGACATGGGGCCGGAGGAGCTGGCCGCAGTTGCGCAGGATCTCGCCGCCCAATTCGGTGCAAGCTTTGCCTGCACCATCGGTGATGACTTGAAGACGAATTTTCCGCTGATCCACGCCGTCGGCATGGCCTCGGACCGCGCGCCGCGGCTGATCGACATCGGCTGGGGCGACCCGGCTCATCCCAAGGTGACGCTGGTCGGCAAGGGCGTCTGCTTCGACACCGGCGGGCTCGACCTGAAGCCGTCGAGCGGCATGCTGATCATGAAGAAGGACATGGGAGGCGCCGCCAACGTGCTGGCGCTGGCCCGCATGGTGATGGATGCGAAGCTGAAGGTGCGACTGCGCGTGCTGATTCCGGCCGTGGAGAACGCGGTCGCGGGCAATGCCTTCCGCCCGCTCGACATCTTCACCTCGCGCAAGGGCATCACGGTCGAGATCGGCAATACGGACGCGGAGGGGCGGCTGGTGCTCGCCGACGCGCTGGCGCTGGCGGACGAGGAAAAGCCGGACCTGCTGATCGATCTCGGCACGCTGACGGGAGCGGCACGCGTCGCGCTGGGGCCGGATTTACCGCCGTTTTACACCAATGATGAGACGCTTGCCGCCGACGTCGCACGATGCGCGGTGAGGGAGAACGATCCGTTGTGGCGCATGCCGCTGTGGCCGCCTTACGATGCGTGGCTGGACTCCAAGACGGCCACCATCACCAACGCACCATCCGGCGGCTTTGCCGGCTCGATTATCTGCGCGCTGTTCCTGCAACGCTTCGTCGAACAGGCCAGGAGCTGGCTGCATGTCGACATCTACGGCTGGACGCCGTCGGCGAAGCCCGCACGCCCCGAGGGCGGCGAATGCCAGGCCGCGCGTGCGATCTACACATTGCTGAGCGAGCGCTATGCCTGA
- a CDS encoding C40 family peptidase has product MPDPGHDPRLTPARGDLAAKYLEGKVQAHRFVTGEEFEIVEAIAPVREQPSPNAMLMTQALRGERVTVYDRNGEGWAWGQLSGDGYVGWLPDAALMKPAAAPTHMVSALRTFAFPGPSIKLPPAETLVMGSKIAVAREDGSFAVTRDGQYLPKAHLVPLGHREPDFVAVAERFVGTPYLWGGKSSLGVDCSGLVQVSLTSAGIGCPRDSDMQQAGLGRALEPHERSSLLRGDLIFWKGHVAIVRDGSTMVHANAHHMATVIEPVEPAIARIRQAGSEVTAIKRL; this is encoded by the coding sequence ATGCCTGATCCAGGACATGACCCAAGGCTGACACCGGCGCGGGGCGACCTCGCCGCGAAATATCTCGAAGGCAAGGTGCAGGCGCATCGCTTCGTCACGGGCGAGGAATTCGAGATAGTCGAGGCGATCGCGCCCGTGCGCGAACAGCCGTCGCCGAACGCGATGCTGATGACACAAGCGTTGCGCGGCGAGCGCGTCACGGTCTACGACCGCAACGGCGAAGGCTGGGCGTGGGGTCAGCTTTCCGGTGACGGCTATGTCGGCTGGCTGCCGGACGCAGCGCTCATGAAGCCCGCGGCCGCGCCGACCCACATGGTCAGTGCTTTACGAACCTTTGCCTTCCCGGGTCCCTCGATCAAGCTGCCGCCGGCAGAGACGCTGGTGATGGGGTCGAAGATCGCGGTTGCACGCGAGGACGGCAGCTTCGCCGTGACGCGCGACGGACAATATCTGCCGAAGGCTCATCTCGTCCCGCTTGGCCATCGCGAGCCCGATTTCGTCGCAGTCGCCGAGCGTTTCGTCGGCACGCCCTATCTCTGGGGTGGCAAGAGCAGCCTCGGCGTCGATTGCTCCGGTCTCGTCCAGGTCTCGCTGACATCAGCGGGCATCGGCTGCCCGCGCGACAGCGACATGCAGCAGGCCGGCCTCGGCCGTGCGCTGGAACCGCATGAGCGAAGCAGCTTGCTCCGCGGCGATCTGATCTTCTGGAAGGGGCATGTCGCCATCGTCCGTGATGGCAGCACCATGGTTCACGCCAATGCGCATCACATGGCGACGGTGATCGAACCGGTCGAGCCGGCCATCGCAAGGATCAGGCAAGCCGGCAGTGAGGTCACCGCGATCAAGCGGCTCTGA